AGGGGTTTTTTCGCTATCTGAAAAACCGTGGCGAGAATCGCAAACGTGCCGAAGCGATGTTGGATCGAGTCGGGTTGCTTCACCGTGCCAGTCACCGTCCAAGTGAAATGAGTGGAGGGGAAATGCAACGGGTCGCGATCGCTCGGGCTTTGATGACAGATCCCAAAATGTTGCTTGCCGACGAACCCACCGGTAACCTGGATACCGAAACAGGCCACGACATCCTAATGTTGCTCGATGAATTGAATCGAACCGATGGGATGACGATTCTGATGATCACCCACGATGACGAAATCGCTGCCGGTGCCGATGTCTGCTGGCGCATGAAAGACGGCTTGATCGAAGACGATCGTGCGAAGCAGGCTGTCGCCGCATAGCTGTTCCGGAATGTCAGCCATTTGGCCCGGGATGTCAGCGAATTGGCTCAGGCCATCACCCGTTATTTCAGGGCGAAAACGCAAAGCGTTCATCCGTTTCTAGAGCACCGACTTGATTTAGACCCTTGCACGACGAACCGGTTTCTCCGTCGATCAACAAGCGTTTGTCGTACTCGGCGAACACCTGGGTGTATCGCTTGGCAATCGTATACATCGTTCTGTCGATGCTGGCGATTTTCTACTTGGTTTGGCTGTTGATTCAGTTGCCCGTACCCAGGCAGTTTGAAATCGAGAGTGATCGCCAAGATGCGATCTTTCTGGTTGGCCAAGTGCTCGAAGATCTTCGCGATCATCCACACCTGCGGCTGTTCGGCGACAAGGATTACGAGTTCATTCAGTTCCTTGGGGAAGAATTGGAACAGATGAATGATGCCGCCAAGATCCAAAAGCAGTGCGAGTTTGTGCTGCAGCTATATCAGGGTGAATTCACCGAATACCGATTGTCGGTCAAGTATCTACTGACGTCGGCGGTCACGGGCGCATTCATCGCGTTGTTGGTCAGCCTCCGTCCTTCGATTTGGGCCGCGTGTCTACTCGAGTTCGTTTCGCTCGCCGGAACCGCTTTGAATTCCGAGCTTTTTGCCGGTCGAGATTTCTCGCATCTGTTCGTCTTCACGTTGCCACATTTGATGCTTGGCATCGCAATCCTTGGCTTTGCGATGACAGGCTACTGGGCAAATAAGTTTGAAACGCAACCACGGCAGCGTGAACCTTGGACGCTAGTCTGGTTTGGTGCTGCCGGGTTGGTGGTCGCAATTGCGATGACCTATTGGGAAATCACTTCACAGTCGCGCTCGACTTTAAGGACCACACAAGGCCTCGGGGCGGTGTTCGTCGCAGCCGGTTGGTCCCTTTTCGCAGGGACCAAGCAACTGCTGCAGTTAAAGTCGACTAAAGGCGACCATTCAGATAGTCCAAGCGACGGATGAGTTGTCCGTTCTTTTCGAGGGGGACCAGCATCTGAAACTTGGTGGTGTCCATTTCGAATCCGTGGAAGTCTTTCAGAAAGACAATTGTGTTTAGGATTCGCAGTGCTTCGGGCTCGTTGGTCGCACGCTCGATCGACCGCCGTAAGAAACGATCGGTTTCAATATCGGTGTGCATTTCCAGATATTCGGCAGCTCGAGTGACAACGAGTGGCTCAACATCAGTAAGCAGCTTTTCCATCATGGGCACCAGCGGTTTTGCTTCTTCGCCAAAGCTACTGCATGCGACGAGAGCCCAGTAGCGAACCCAGCCGTCAGATTCTTGTGCGGGATCGAGAGCACGTTGAAGCTTAGGAAAAGCTTCCGAAAACGGTTGCAGGCACAAATTGACGGTGTCGATGTATTGCACGATCTCGGCCGCGTGAGCTTGCCCGAACGCAATCGGGTTGGCCGTCGCTTCGTCAACCATCACGGCTTCGGTTGCAAAGCTCAGGTCTGGCATCGACTTTAGGCGATCGTCAAGCTGCTGGCGCATCTGCAGAAGCCGAGTCTGTTGTGCCGGGTCGCTGGCTAAGTTATTGATTTCGTGAGGGTCACTGCTGAGGTCATAAAGTGCCTCGGCTGCTTTGGGCTGGAAGAACTGTGCTGGCGGTCCGCTTAGCTTGCCTTCGTTGTGAAGGTCACGCCATTGTTGGTAGGCGGCGCATTTGTAGCGGTAATTGTTCTGCAGTGAATCTGGATAGAACGGTTCGAAGTTACGGATGTATTTCCAGTCTCCAATGCGCAGGGTTCGAACCAAGTCGTACTTCTCATCAAAACGGTCGGCATAGCCAAATGTTTCGTCGCGCCGGTCGACCTTGTCGGGATCAGCATCCATACCGAGGAATGGCCGACCGTCGATCCCTTCGGGTTGTTCGAGTCCTGCCAAGCTGAGGACGGTGGGGCCGAAGTCGACGAATTCGACAAATCCGTCCGTGCGGCTTCCCAAATCACGACCTGCTAGTTGTTGAAAGTTTTCGGGGACGCGAACGACAAGTGGAACATGAAGTCCCGATTCGTAGGCGTATCCTTTCGATCGAGGCAGTACACCACCATGGTCACCGAAGTAGAACACGAATGTATTCTCAAGTTCGCCGTCGGCTTCGAGTTGGGCGATCACGCTTGCGACCTGTTGGTCGATAACTTTCATGCGATCGTGATAGCGTGCCCGGGTGTAACGAAAGAGAGGCGTGTCGGGAAAATACGGCTGCAGTTTGACTGACGCGGGATCTGTTTCGGTAGGAGCGTTCTCAACGTCGGATGCGGGGAAATGCAGCTTGCTTTCATGTGAATCGGTAAAGGTTTTGACATGAAAGAAAGGAATCGACTTGTCAGGGCGATTTCGCCAGTGAGCTTTCTTGCTCGAATCGCTCCAGACGTCGGAACTTTTGACCGCGTTATAGTCCTCTTTGTTGTTGTTGGTGGTGTAGTATCCGGCCGCATGAAGGTAGGCGGGGAACATCTCCACGCCGGGGGGCATCGTGGCGGATGTATGCTTGCGGTGGAACTGAGTCGCGATGCGGGGGCCGTAGCAGGAAGTGATCAACGTGGTTCGCGCGACGGAGCATACCGGCGCGTTCGAGAACGCACGATCGAAGGTCACGCCATGGGCCGCCATGGCTTCGATGTTCGGGGCCGGAGCGCCATCGGGATGAAAGTGCCGGAGATAGTCGAACGAGTTGTCTTCGGACATGATCCAGACAACGTTGGGTCGATTGGCTGTAGAGGCTTCGTCTGTCGTCGAGGCCGATTGGGCAAATACGGGAGTCGATTGATGAGCGAGAATGCCCGTGGTCAGCAACAGCAGTGCTGTGAGCATCGCGAACGGTCGCGAGAGGGGGAGGCGATTCATCAGTATGGGGTTGGGCAAAAGGCGGCGTTTTGTTCCAGGTTAGGACGATTGTGACGACCGATTCCTGTTTCGACAGCGTGTCATAGACATGATTTTACCCAAATTACGCTTCTCGGGCCGGGAAGTTCAAAAACATGGCTTGCCGTACCGGGGTGCCAATGGGCATAATTCGCGGCTCGATAGAAATCCACTAAACGCTGACGACGACCAAATCTGGTTCAACTGCGATGGCAAAGAGCAAGAAGAAAGCCGAAACCGTCTTCCTGGTTTGCGAAGAAACTGGCGATTACAACTACACACTCAAGCGTAAGCCTGGCGGCGAAAAGCTGCGACTGAAGAAGTACTGCCCACGCGTGCGTAAGCACACCTGGCACAACGAAAAGAAGAAATAAGCTTCCTTTCAATCTGGCAGCCGCGGGCTGTCGCAGGTGAAACAAACCCGCTCGGTGCGTTTCCTACTGCGCTCTCGTTAATCCCAGCCTCGGTTGTCACGAAGACTTTCGCTGTCCAGCTAAGTCACGAAGCTTCTACGCAATGCGGTTCGCTCGAATCGCGTTTCGGTCGCAAGTCAACTTCCTAGAACGAGCACGAGTCAAGGATGAAACGAAAGTGGCGGATCGTACCTCATGATTCCGCCCGCGTTGAGCAACTGATCCGCGGTTCTAAATTGCCTCCCGTGGTCGCTCAGCTGTTGGTCAGTCGCGGAGTCTATGACGCTGCCGCTGCCGATTCGTTTCTTTCAACGAAGCTGACCGGTTTGCGTGACCCTGCGCTTTTACCAGGTATTCCCGAAGCGACAGAGATCGTTGCCGAAGCAGTCGCCGCAAAGACGCCGATCGTAATTTATGGTGATTACGATTGCGACGGGATGACCGGCACCGCCATTCTGTACAACGGTCTGAAGCTGCTCGGCGCTGATGTGTCTTACCACATCCCCAATCGTTTGGAGGATGGTTACGGACTAAATGCTGAGGCGATTACAAAGCTTGCCAATCGCGGCAAGAAAATGATCATCTCGGTCGACTGTGGCATCACGAGTTTAGCCTGTGCCGAGCTATGCAAAGAGCTTGGCCTGAAGCTCGTCATCACGGATCACCATACGATTGATGAGAGTCTGCCTGATGCTGATGCGATCGTGCATCCGCGTCTGCCGGGGACCAGCTATCCCTTTGGCGAGTTGTGCGGTGCAGGCGTCGCGTTCAAGTTGGCTTGGGCCCT
The Stieleria sp. JC731 genome window above contains:
- a CDS encoding ABC transporter ATP-binding protein, translated to MSDSIVLSARGLTKSYHKDRIAVPVLRGVDLEVEEGLVTVLVGRSGSGKSTLMHLLATLDRPDAGEVWFQGKRVDNASRKRRDYFRNHEIGVIFQFYHLLPELSAIENVLVPAMIGQGFFRYLKNRGENRKRAEAMLDRVGLLHRASHRPSEMSGGEMQRVAIARALMTDPKMLLADEPTGNLDTETGHDILMLLDELNRTDGMTILMITHDDEIAAGADVCWRMKDGLIEDDRAKQAVAA
- a CDS encoding sulfatase, giving the protein MNRLPLSRPFAMLTALLLLTTGILAHQSTPVFAQSASTTDEASTANRPNVVWIMSEDNSFDYLRHFHPDGAPAPNIEAMAAHGVTFDRAFSNAPVCSVARTTLITSCYGPRIATQFHRKHTSATMPPGVEMFPAYLHAAGYYTTNNNKEDYNAVKSSDVWSDSSKKAHWRNRPDKSIPFFHVKTFTDSHESKLHFPASDVENAPTETDPASVKLQPYFPDTPLFRYTRARYHDRMKVIDQQVASVIAQLEADGELENTFVFYFGDHGGVLPRSKGYAYESGLHVPLVVRVPENFQQLAGRDLGSRTDGFVEFVDFGPTVLSLAGLEQPEGIDGRPFLGMDADPDKVDRRDETFGYADRFDEKYDLVRTLRIGDWKYIRNFEPFYPDSLQNNYRYKCAAYQQWRDLHNEGKLSGPPAQFFQPKAAEALYDLSSDPHEINNLASDPAQQTRLLQMRQQLDDRLKSMPDLSFATEAVMVDEATANPIAFGQAHAAEIVQYIDTVNLCLQPFSEAFPKLQRALDPAQESDGWVRYWALVACSSFGEEAKPLVPMMEKLLTDVEPLVVTRAAEYLEMHTDIETDRFLRRSIERATNEPEALRILNTIVFLKDFHGFEMDTTKFQMLVPLEKNGQLIRRLDYLNGRL
- the rpmG gene encoding 50S ribosomal protein L33, producing MAKSKKKAETVFLVCEETGDYNYTLKRKPGGEKLRLKKYCPRVRKHTWHNEKKK